The nucleotide window ATCTTACgtatagtaatattatttatgacaACATATTACTATTATGATCGATTGGGTAGTtgaatataaacatttttaatgtaGAGCTTTTgcaaatttctattataaatttaaagtttcaaagtACACGTAAATTATTTTCTCTACTCactataaatacataatttttctttttgtttaaatagGTGAGGGTAATAAGcagtttttcttatttcatttctTGTTACATTTCAactctttttcatattttcttttattaaaaaacataaataagtttaaatttaataaataaatttaattttgatataatattgattgaacttgaattgaattctaACTTAACTTTATGAAAACTTATCAAGTTTAACTTTAAACTTGAACTTAACtctcttaaattaaattaaattcaaataagttaagttcaaatttgattaaactcaaattcaactctaattaaatttaaaaaaaggacgaagaacaaaataaaataagaattttggaTCGAGAATGGAATTAACgataaaagaatgaaaagatTTAAGAAtaagaagtaataaaaaaagttattataattgtgattaaatttagagttgattcaattattattgtGATAGAGATGAGATTTGAGAGTGTCTAGTGTTGGAGGTGATGAATTGATTTTCAGTGATTATTTGATTTCATGGTAGTTttgaatatgataaatattagaatttgtaaaaaatgTGAGTTAGTAATTATTTGTGGATGGCTATTTGTTAGGATTGGGGTTGGGGGGGTTATGGCTAGCAACTCTGGTTTCTCTAAGTGGAGTGGTGGAGGGGGAAGACGCAGGTTTGACAAGATCAGCATGATCTTGTGAAATGACGATTGCTTTGATACTTACTGTGGCTGATAGAAAAGAAATAGAGGTTTTCATTTAATGATAATGAGAGGAAAGGGCAATATGATTTAATATCAACAAACTAATAAATCAATGGTAAAAACGCTAttgtcttttttaataaaaatattttaaaaaataatattatatatataaataatatatatacttttatatacaaataatgacgCACCTTTgagtttagataaaaaattttattaaatcaaatttcaattatcaatagCAGGATCAGTGAAAGAGTTAATGAGCTTTTTTACCACAGGTGGATGCTGCGTCCACATGATAATGGTCATGGTAATTGGTGAAATATACAGACCGACCCTAATAtgactaatttatttatttatgttaaaatcaCATGACATTCACTAAGATTGAAATGTCAATGGTTGTATCACACGTGCCTGATAAGTTGACTACTGGTTACAATTTATTTGCCAaaaattttgactaatataaGAATGGGTAGCTACACGATAGTACAGTGATGGCCACAAATTCACAATCCACGACCTCTTTaaacaaaacctaattttttacaTTACTTTCAAATGATGTCCAATTATagttaaaaatacaaaaagtatCATCTTTAACAACAAAAGCTATTAAGGTAACTTTCTATGTTtagcattaaaaattaatttaattaatatcattatattaaatttctttttaacattatcttatttttcttcactTTGTCGTCCTTACCGGcttcatcatttttcttttcttatttcctCTTCTCTTATTGCAAGTCTCCAATTtactcatcttcttcttccccGTCAACACAAACTCTCCCACAACCAccaaaactaacattttataaatactTCATATATTCAACAAAGGCAATACCCAGTGCTTATGGTTCCAAACTTAGCTCTAGGTTGAgcatatcataaaaaattatatttaaaaagtatttatatcaacaaacaaatctaaataaattgaaagaataataagaaagtctaaattaaaaaaaaaaaaaaaaaaggttgttgTTGCTTTTACATctgaaaaatttatgttaaatctTATCTGTTTTGCATGTTAAATTTGTAAATGTGATGCATCAATCTACATAcacatacatgcatgcatggCCACATCCATTCACATATCAAATTGTTTTGGTATTGTGGAAACCGGAGTACCATATTTGTACTTTTCCGCCTCTCCATCAGCGACAGCGCAACAATTGACCTAAGCTCGCTCGCAGCTACTGCGAATTTTTTGGACTGTATCTCGATCTTCACGGCGCTCAACTTTTTCGAGCTCCATCATACTATTACTCATCCTTGAATCTAGCCCTCTCATTTCTTCATTTCAAAATACCTAGATTTGCTGCTACTATTTTTCCACCACACAGATCTGCTCACCTCCTTGAAATCTCTTCTCTACCTTTCTTTCTTCATTATGTTTTGGAAGCTCACAGCTCTCTCCGCCTCCTCTCCGGTAACTCGTTCTACGCCTAATttagttttccattttttttcttgtcgCTTAGCtgtttctttgctaatttgctCCTTGCTGTGTgcggtttttgaaaattttgcctCAATTAGATCGAAGTGTGGTTTAGTTTGGTATATGTACATGCAGTGGTTGTAGTGTAAGTTGTGTCATAATTGGCAATTAGTTTATGTTTGTTTTCTGCTGTTCGAAAATTAGTGCTTGTTTTTAGCATGTCGATAGTGTTTAGGGTAATTTTCTTTGGAGTGATCGAAGAGCAGGTGGTAGCTTATTGATGAAGGTGCTTGAGGATAGTTTGTGGAGGTTGCCATCATGATTTGCATTTTGAACTGACATTTTATGCTCCATTATTTGCTAAGACCTTGGAGGAAGAAAGTAGTGAAATACTTGGCTCTTATGCTTTTCATGGCTTATATGTAAAGATATAATTAAAGAATGTTGACTGATACTTTCACTGTTCTATAAGTATTTGACCATGTTGGTATGTGGGTAAAAGTTGTAGTTTATTGAATTACGTTAATGTTTGCTTCCTTTATGATTCATTTCTATTGACCTTTTCCCTGTCATAGGTGGAGTCAGTGTTAGACAAGGAAAATTTCACGTTGGAAGAGCTGCTGGATGAGGAAGAAATAATCCAAGAATGCAAAGCCTTAAACAGCCGTCTCATTAATTTGTAATTCTTCTCTCATTTACTCATTTAACTTGGTTTTCAAACAATTGTAACAGCTTCCTTGTAATTGTTAGAAATTAGAGAAtacaatatcaaattttatgttaacGATGAATGTGGTCTATTACTTTGTGCAGTTTACGAGACAGAGCACAAGTGGAGCAGTTATTGTGCTATATAGTTGAAGAAGCCCCCGAGGATTCTGAAAGCAAACGGGCATTCAAGTGTGTTACTCTTCATAGAAACTCAGTTCCTTTATGTTATTTCTTTTGTTGTAACTCTTTCAAGGGCaagttttcttcttgtttttgatGTATGATATACCTCATTTGTTTAGGTTTCCTTTCATTGCATGTGAGATTTTCACCTGCGAAATTGATGTGATTCTCAAGACACTGGTGGAGGAAGATCAGGTACTGACGCTTAATTTTTTGTGGGACATGTATTCCCTAGGTTGTAGATGTGAAATCATTGCTTTACTGCTCTAGTTCGTCTGCTTTTCTTTGTATTGCAGCTAATGGACTTGCTTTTTTCATTCTTGGAACCAAACCGTCCTCATAGTGCTTTACTAGCTGGGTATTTCAGCAAGGTATGATGCcatgatttaaatttgttatgtTTCATGGAGGTATTCATCTAACTttggctttattttatttttaatatatatatacacacacacacacacacttgatAAATGCTATCTGATGTGACATTTTAGGTTGTTGTGTGCCTTATGTTGCGGAAGACAGTCTCACTTATGAACTACGTTCAAGTAAGTATTCTATCCACTCACCTTTTTGGTAAAGGTACTGTTACatgttctttttattatattacctATTGCATGGTTTATTGTCATGATGTTTGTTGGAGATTTTGTTGCTGGTTTATTGCTATGATATCTGCTATTCTTTCACCTTTTTCCAAATTTAAGTTCCCATGAACAATCCACAGTCGTTCTCTGGTCACACTCTTCTGCCATGCTAAGGCTACTGTTCTTTCTACATCATCTTGATGTGGTGCTAACATGCTTTATAATCAGGTACATGGGTATACTTTGCTTGGCACTGATGGTCATGCCTTTGCTGTTTGTTTGCTTGTATAAATTATGTCTTTTTGAAGTTCCCCCCTAAGTAGAGAAGTTTAAAAACTGTAGACATGTGCCATCTTTAGGTTGGTTACTGAATTTAGATGCACAAGGGGTCAAAGCTCTAGAAGATTATGCTTCTTCCAGCAATTTAATACATGAACAAGCTTGACCTATATTTAAGTAAGGTCTATTCTCTGAGTTTAGTATTGAGGTTATGAGTGGCCATAAGAAGTTTCAAGTCCCATTTATATTTTGCATGCCAAAGTATTCTTTTCATATGTTCTCTGTTAAGTTTGGCTGATATTTTGTTCTCCTGAATGATGcattctatcaatttttttaaattgatgtcTGTTTGACTTTCTTGCAGGTCCATCCAGATGTTTTCCGCCATTTGGTTGATTTAATAGGCATCACCTCTATCATGGAGGTGGGCTGCTAAgacttatttttgtttttgatgttGGTTTATACACCACACCAcaccacacccccccccccccacacacacacacacacacacacacatatataactgacacaaaacaatgaattatttCTTGTGTATATCTGCATTTAAATTCTAATCTGCAGTGATCTCTTTTTGCAGGTTTTGGTTCGGCTTGTGGGTGCTGATGATAATGTATATCCTAATTTTATGGATGTGATGCAATGGCTGGCTGACAGTAATTTGCTTGAAATGATTGTGGATAAATTAAGTCCATCTGTGAGTATAATTTCACTCTTTTCCTGTAATGATCTTATTCATGTTGCCACTTTTATGTGTGAAAAGCTATTTAATTACCTCTTTTGGATAGTCCATATGGAAGGGCTTCAAACCTTTCTTGTAGAATAAGGTCAGGAGAATGGCAAGAATATGGAGTTTACTGTAGATactatgaataaaaaattaaaatgaacagTATGGTTTTGAGATATTATTTGGAAAAAGTCACTGTTAACATTGCATTTATTTGTGGACTGACTAACAAATCCTTTTTGTGTGTGTCAGTGTCCTCCTGAAGTTCATGCTAATGCTGCGGAAACACTGTGTGTGATAACTCGAAATGCTTCATCAGCCTTGGCCACAAGACTTGCTAGCCCAAGGTATTTGGGCATTTAAATTTCACATTTAATATAGCAGTGTTTTCTGGTGTTTCATTCAGTTTACTCTCATCATCTGTTTTGTAATTATGTAAGTGATTTTTGTATCTTTGTTCTTATGCAGTTTTGTTGCGAGGATATTTGGTCATGCACTGGAAGATTCGCATTCAAAGTCTGGCCTTGTCCACTCCCTTTCTGTGTGTATCTCCTTGTTAGATCCAAAAAGATCATCAATTTCGTCTCCTCTAATGCATTCTTTTCGAAGCCAACATATGTATGAATCTCCAATCCCTGTAAATCCAGAGACCATTGGTGCAATGCTTCCAAAACTTCGTGAGTACtgctctttatttttttctcccttGCTTATTGTCTTCAAATTTTGGGTATATTGGGGTTATTAAACAGCATGGCATCAAATTTGAATTCCATTTATTACCCTTAGCAAAGTTGACATGGGCATGAAGGTTTTCAAATGGGTAAATTGTGCGTGATTTTGTTATGAATTCTCCTTGCAAAAATTTGTTTTGGACTGTCATTTAATCTTACTATAAGATCATTGGACAAATTTGCAAGATTCTATTTTGTGTTTAAGATTAACCATCTGAATTTTGGATTGTTTTAGTAACAGCTGAAATGAAGCAGAATTTATGCTTTTTTTGTATTTCAAAAATGACTGTAATTCCTCTGATAGCCATGATAGTGACTATTGCACATTGGTTTGCAGATGACTTGCTTATGCTTCTTAAAGTTGCATCTGATGAGAAGATTTTGCCGACAACATATGGAGAATTGAGGCCGCCTCTAGGGAAGCATCGCCTAAAGGTTGGTTTTATACATAATGTAAAATACATGCAGAACCCCATATCTTTTCTTATGGAAATTGAGATAGACTATTATAGTTGGATGCTATAATTCCTAAGCACTCAGTCAATTTACAATATAGACTAACGAAAGTGCTTGTGAGGCAGAAGGTTCTTACCTCTAGTTGAATCCCGAAAGCAAATGTTTTGTCTGGTAATCCAATCATTTACTTTGTGAAGTGCTTTATCATTAATTTCAGATTGTGGAGTTCATTGCTGTGCTATTGAAAACTGGGAATGAAGCTGCAGAGAAGGAATTGGTCAGCTCTGGAACCATTCAAAGAGTTCTTGATCTTTTCTTTGAGTAAGTATTTACTTCATTTTGTGGTTTTGAAGGCTTAAATTGTGGTGGATGTTACCTTTAGATGAATCTTTACCTGGGAGAGATGTTGATTAGTTCTGTATGTTTGACTAGGcaaatataattatgttatttgttatgttGCAGGTATCCATACAATAATGCATTGCATCACCATGTGGAGAGTATAATATATTCTTGTCTGGAGAGCAAGAGTGACACCATGGTGGATCATCTTCTTCAAGAGTGTGACATGATTGGGAAGATTCTCCAAACTGATAAAGATCCTGTTCTTTCTGGCAAGGCCAGTAAGGTAGATAGATACACTAACTATAGGTTATCAATTATCAATGATGCACACAGCCATAGCATgcaaatatatgaattaaacttttgtttgtttttactaAATGTTTGAGAAGAACAGAGgagaaaaatcatcaaaagttagcctttttatctctttcttcttgcgcaagggaaattaaaaattatttcttttggaTTATCATTCTCAAGTAGCATATAATGGATAATTCTCTATATTTTCCTGTTGattgaaagaaaaaactgaTAATGTGGAATTGTTCTTGAATAATGCAGCCAACTTTACCTGCTTCTGGGAAACGGGCACCACGGGCAGGAAACCTTGGACACGTTACACGTATTTGTAATAAGCTTGTTCAATTAGCTAGCAGCAACAGCCACGTTCATACACATCTTCAGGTTGGTAATAGTCTGATTACACTATTGGGTGTTCTAAGGTTGTGAGTTTAAGAACAGGATCCAGTAAATTGTTTGGTAGTTGATTAAATTACAACTAGTTTCTGATTGGTCATGTATACTTATTAGAATAAATGCTAAGGCCATTGTTCTGATGATAACTGATGAGGCACATTTGCTGGATGATTATGCATAAGTGGATGATCCACTGCTTCTCAAGCTTGTGCTTTTATATAATTCATCTTGTTACAGTGATGGCATTTGTCAATCTAATATCAGCGTTGAGTGTTTtgttgaagaaaacaaaagtaGGAGCATCATTATGTTTTCGTGTCTAACAAGAGGAAGGTTTCATGTTACACATTTATCCCATAAAGATGGAtacttttttaattgttttattttctttgtctttgataatattatcaattgtatttttttgattaattttgtcaaaatcttTCCTAATGTTGCTTGATTTATTCTCTAGGAAAATAATGAGTGGAGCGGATGGCAAATTAATGTCCTGCAGGAGCGTAATGCTGTTGAAAATGTCTGCCAATGGGCTTGTGGGTATGCTCTTGCCTCATCTCTTCTATGCATTTGTATTAGTGGGAAATCTAATTTGATCAGTATGTGGGGaatttttttatgcatgttATGTACCTGAAGTACGGGCATGAGTAgcatataaaataagtaaattagtaTTTGGTGAAGTATAAGTGGACAATATCATctaatttgatttgtgttttgAAATTCGGACGGGTGGTAATGGTGTCGTTACCAGTTCTGTTACTATTGACCTTTTTATCTACGTTCAAAGCACCGGAAGAGTCATTTCCtggtttgttttatttgatattattgaaGATGATTCTATCCTTTTGTTTAATTCATAATGGTTGTAACAGTTTAATTGGGAAGCATATGTTTTCTTGATATGTGCAGGCGTCCAACAGCTTTGCAAGATAGGACAAAGGATAGTGATGATGATGACCTTCATGACAGGGATTATGATGTTGCCTCTCTTGCAAATAACTTAACTCAGGCTTTCAGATATAAAATATATGGGAATAAGGATGCTGAAGAGGTACATCATGGTTCACAATTATgctctttcatttcttttctagtTTTAGTTGCTGACTTGTAATTTTTGTCATCCATGTTGCAGGACCATGGAGCTCTTGATCGGGATGATGAGgtaattgttttgatttttttttttctcacagcAGTTGGTTCTAAGATTAGGATGGGTAAGCTTGAGgtaataatacaaaattgaagataaagttGTAACTGAAGTATTTTTTTGAACTGTCTACTGAATTGGATTTGATCTTAAATTGTTTTCCAATACCAGGATGTCTACTTTGATGATGACTCTGCTGAAGTTGTGATATCATCCCTGAGGCTTGGTGATGACCAAGGGAGGTAATTTTCCAAGCTTTTATTGATAGTATTAATTAGTGGTTGATTTGTGTACAAGTTTTCATCTCAAGATGAATAGTGGGTTTATATGATTGGCTGCACTATTTTTCGTgtggataatatttttttatttgcaacAATAATACTTTTTCTTGAGCTTTCGCTTTTGTGATTTGATGGTGGAAGTTTAAAATATTCTGATGTAGCCCTCCCACCCTTTCAATAATAAGAATGAAATACTCACTGTAATTCGACAATTAGCTTAACAGGTGTAATTTTGACCCAAATGTCTGTAGTTCCATTATTTGTGTAATTGAGTTAATCATATGCTTTGTTTCCTAGAGAGAACATGCAACAACTGGAAATCACTTGTCCTGTggcacaaaaatcaaaattaaaatacatatccTTTTGTTTGTCAGGGTGTTTGGAAATTAATGCCCATTagtcaaaacaaaaaatgaagtgATACAGTTATAAAATTTCAGGGTGTTTGGAAAGTCCTTCATGATGCTTTCTAGTTTTTAAAGAATATAGATGGAATCCCATTCCTCCGAATGTTATAATTCTATTTCATTGTCCCTGCTTTGCCCTTACCCAATTTTCACATTGCTGCTGTCTTGTATTTTAAATGAAGTGATACAGTTATAAAATTTGCAGCAAGTTCTTGAGAATCTGAAGTAAAAGCAAAATCTAGTTGCTTGtttacttatttttctttcttgaaataAGAAACTGTCATGATTTTGTTGAGGGCCTTAAATTCTTTTCAACGAAATCCTATAAGAAAAATCAATGTTGCAGGCTGCTAGGAGTTAGTCATACATCTCATTTCTTTGGCTTATTCTACAAAAAGTTCAAATGGCTCTGCCAGATGTCAATGAATTGTTTGCTTCTCTTGATCATTTAACGATAATGTGAGGTATTAATTAACATTTGTTTGTGCAGTCTGTTTACAAATTCCAACTGGTTTGCCTTCCAAGATGACAGAATTGATAACACACCTGTAAGTACGTCACCTTCAGAGATGATGGACGAGATAAACTTGAATAGAACTGCTAATGGTGGTAACAGTAGTAGTGATGATGAAGTGGTGGTTGGAGAAGATGATGAGTTGACTGAAAGTAAAGATTTTGTCAATGGCACATCTACTTCCAGTACAAACTATATGAATCCATTTTCTGGGAGTGATTGGACAAATACTGGAAATTTGGATCCACTAAATGAGAAGGCAAATGCTTCAAATGATTTGGGATTCTTCAGGTTTGACACACCAGATAATCAAGACTTCTTTGCAGATAGGCCTTTACCAGATTGGGAGGGATGGAGAGAATCATCAAATGGGCAAGTTGGTGGGTCAAGTCTGAATCCTTTTATTGATAATGTCAATCCTGATGTTAACATTGCGAGTCATACCAGGGTTGCAGCTTCGGACTCTACTTCACCGTCAAGTGCGGATTCCATTGTCCCAAATGGTTCTGTTACATCCATGGAATCTAGTGATGGATCCACAAGCAGTGATGGGAGTCAGAGATCTGCAGCAGTGCCCTCATTGTTCGAAGAGGATGTTGAATTTGTGGGTGTGGAATTAGAAGGTACTGAGAAGGCAATGGAACAGGCTCTTAAGGAGGGAATAGTTGGAGAAGCAGGGCCCTTAAAGAGGAACATACTCCCAAAGGTGCCAGAAAAGGAAAATTCTGAGGAAGGGGGAGCTGGTATGAAAGAGTTCAACGATGCAAACTACTGGAGGGTTGATAAAGAGGTAGCTGTTCTGGAGTGATAGTGGGTGGGTTCTTGTTTGGTTGACTGTTCCTGAAAGTTGGATCCTACGGTCAACCTCATTTTTGGCTGGTAAGGGCTGATGCAACAAAAGCGTGTACAGTGTAATTTTGTTTCCAGATGGGGATTGAACCGTAGGGTGTGTTATGGTTATTAATGTCTATTAGTTTTTCTCAActgtaattgtttattatttttaagttttgtttctTCTACTGATTTGTGGGATTTCCCCATAATccatcatatttatatt belongs to Mangifera indica cultivar Alphonso chromosome 2, CATAS_Mindica_2.1, whole genome shotgun sequence and includes:
- the LOC123201770 gene encoding serine/threonine-protein phosphatase 6 regulatory subunit 3-like isoform X2, which translates into the protein MFWKLTALSASSPVESVLDKENFTLEELLDEEEIIQECKALNSRLINFLRDRAQVEQLLCYIVEEAPEDSESKRAFKFPFIACEIFTCEIDVILKTLVEEDQLMDLLFSFLEPNRPHSALLAGYFSKVVVCLMLRKTVSLMNYVQVHPDVFRHLVDLIGITSIMEVLVRLVGADDNVYPNFMDVMQWLADSNLLEMIVDKLSPSCPPEVHANAAETLCVITRNASSALATRLASPSFVARIFGHALEDSHSKSGLVHSLSVCISLLDPKRSSISSPLMHSFRSQHMYESPIPVNPETIGAMLPKLHDLLMLLKVASDEKILPTTYGELRPPLGKHRLKIVEFIAVLLKTGNEAAEKELVSSGTIQRVLDLFFEYPYNNALHHHVESIIYSCLESKSDTMVDHLLQECDMIGKILQTDKDPVLSGKASKPTLPASGKRAPRAGNLGHVTRICNKLVQLASSNSHVHTHLQENNEWSGWQINVLQERNAVENVCQWACGRPTALQDRTKDSDDDDLHDRDYDVASLANNLTQAFRYKIYGNKDAEEDHGALDRDDEDVYFDDDSAEVVISSLRLGDDQGSLFTNSNWFAFQDDRIDNTPVSTSPSEMMDEINLNRTANGGNSSSDDEVVVGEDDELTESKDFVNGTSTSSTNYMNPFSGSDWTNTGNLDPLNEKANASNDLGFFRFDTPDNQDFFADRPLPDWEGWRESSNGQVGGSSLNPFIDNVNPDVNIASHTRVAASDSTSPSSADSIVPNGSVTSMESSDGSTSSDGSQRSAAVPSLFEEDVEFVGVELEGTEKAMEQALKEGIVGEAGPLKRNILPKVPEKENSEEGGAGMKEFNDANYWRVDKEVAVLE
- the LOC123201770 gene encoding serine/threonine-protein phosphatase 6 regulatory subunit 3-like isoform X1, whose amino-acid sequence is MFWKLTALSASSPVESVLDKENFTLEELLDEEEIIQECKALNSRLINFLRDRAQVEQLLCYIVEEAPEDSESKRAFKFPFIACEIFTCEIDVILKTLVEEDQLMDLLFSFLEPNRPHSALLAGYFSKVVVCLMLRKTVSLMNYVQVHPDVFRHLVDLIGITSIMEVLVRLVGADDNVYPNFMDVMQWLADSNLLEMIVDKLSPSCPPEVHANAAETLCVITRNASSALATRLASPSFVARIFGHALEDSHSKSGLVHSLSVCISLLDPKRSSISSPLMHSFRSQHMYESPIPVNPETIGAMLPKLHDLLMLLKVASDEKILPTTYGELRPPLGKHRLKIVEFIAVLLKTGNEAAEKELVSSGTIQRVLDLFFEYPYNNALHHHVESIIYSCLESKSDTMVDHLLQECDMIGKILQTDKDPVLSGKASKPTLPASGKRAPRAGNLGHVTRICNKLVQLASSNSHVHTHLQENNEWSGWQINVLQERNAVENVCQWACGSVTIDLFIYVQSTGRVISWRPTALQDRTKDSDDDDLHDRDYDVASLANNLTQAFRYKIYGNKDAEEDHGALDRDDEDVYFDDDSAEVVISSLRLGDDQGSLFTNSNWFAFQDDRIDNTPVSTSPSEMMDEINLNRTANGGNSSSDDEVVVGEDDELTESKDFVNGTSTSSTNYMNPFSGSDWTNTGNLDPLNEKANASNDLGFFRFDTPDNQDFFADRPLPDWEGWRESSNGQVGGSSLNPFIDNVNPDVNIASHTRVAASDSTSPSSADSIVPNGSVTSMESSDGSTSSDGSQRSAAVPSLFEEDVEFVGVELEGTEKAMEQALKEGIVGEAGPLKRNILPKVPEKENSEEGGAGMKEFNDANYWRVDKEVAVLE
- the LOC123201770 gene encoding serine/threonine-protein phosphatase 6 regulatory subunit 3-like isoform X3, with the translated sequence MLYNQVHPDVFRHLVDLIGITSIMEVLVRLVGADDNVYPNFMDVMQWLADSNLLEMIVDKLSPSCPPEVHANAAETLCVITRNASSALATRLASPSFVARIFGHALEDSHSKSGLVHSLSVCISLLDPKRSSISSPLMHSFRSQHMYESPIPVNPETIGAMLPKLHDLLMLLKVASDEKILPTTYGELRPPLGKHRLKIVEFIAVLLKTGNEAAEKELVSSGTIQRVLDLFFEYPYNNALHHHVESIIYSCLESKSDTMVDHLLQECDMIGKILQTDKDPVLSGKASKPTLPASGKRAPRAGNLGHVTRICNKLVQLASSNSHVHTHLQENNEWSGWQINVLQERNAVENVCQWACGSVTIDLFIYVQSTGRVISWRPTALQDRTKDSDDDDLHDRDYDVASLANNLTQAFRYKIYGNKDAEEDHGALDRDDEDVYFDDDSAEVVISSLRLGDDQGSLFTNSNWFAFQDDRIDNTPVSTSPSEMMDEINLNRTANGGNSSSDDEVVVGEDDELTESKDFVNGTSTSSTNYMNPFSGSDWTNTGNLDPLNEKANASNDLGFFRFDTPDNQDFFADRPLPDWEGWRESSNGQVGGSSLNPFIDNVNPDVNIASHTRVAASDSTSPSSADSIVPNGSVTSMESSDGSTSSDGSQRSAAVPSLFEEDVEFVGVELEGTEKAMEQALKEGIVGEAGPLKRNILPKVPEKENSEEGGAGMKEFNDANYWRVDKEVAVLE
- the LOC123201770 gene encoding serine/threonine-protein phosphatase 6 regulatory subunit 3-like isoform X4, with amino-acid sequence MEVLVRLVGADDNVYPNFMDVMQWLADSNLLEMIVDKLSPSCPPEVHANAAETLCVITRNASSALATRLASPSFVARIFGHALEDSHSKSGLVHSLSVCISLLDPKRSSISSPLMHSFRSQHMYESPIPVNPETIGAMLPKLHDLLMLLKVASDEKILPTTYGELRPPLGKHRLKIVEFIAVLLKTGNEAAEKELVSSGTIQRVLDLFFEYPYNNALHHHVESIIYSCLESKSDTMVDHLLQECDMIGKILQTDKDPVLSGKASKPTLPASGKRAPRAGNLGHVTRICNKLVQLASSNSHVHTHLQENNEWSGWQINVLQERNAVENVCQWACGSVTIDLFIYVQSTGRVISWRPTALQDRTKDSDDDDLHDRDYDVASLANNLTQAFRYKIYGNKDAEEDHGALDRDDEDVYFDDDSAEVVISSLRLGDDQGSLFTNSNWFAFQDDRIDNTPVSTSPSEMMDEINLNRTANGGNSSSDDEVVVGEDDELTESKDFVNGTSTSSTNYMNPFSGSDWTNTGNLDPLNEKANASNDLGFFRFDTPDNQDFFADRPLPDWEGWRESSNGQVGGSSLNPFIDNVNPDVNIASHTRVAASDSTSPSSADSIVPNGSVTSMESSDGSTSSDGSQRSAAVPSLFEEDVEFVGVELEGTEKAMEQALKEGIVGEAGPLKRNILPKVPEKENSEEGGAGMKEFNDANYWRVDKEVAVLE